Genomic segment of Mercurialis annua linkage group LG6, ddMerAnnu1.2, whole genome shotgun sequence:
CTTCAATGTGTAAGCTTACTGGGTTTTCGtcaattttgttatttatgcTTGTTTTCTGCACTGGGTTTGTGTTTCTTTGTGATTTGTATGATTTATTTGATTATGGGtggtttttgattttgattatggTATGTTGTAATGCTTGATTAGCTTGAATTTCTGCTCAAGTTAATTTCTTAGATGTGTTGAGAAGTTGAATAAAGGAGATACcttaaaataattgataaattgAAACAGATTTGATTGTATAATTCATGTATGAAATGGATTATCTCGCGGTATTAACTAATTTATAGCATTTATAAAGTAGAATAGATAGTTGTAATATGTTTAATTAGTGTCAACAGTGATTGACAGTGTAGATCCTAGGTGGAGATTTGAATTATCTTTCTGATGTATATTTGTCTCCGGCGATTCTTGATGCATTTTGGTTGTAAGATGCTGTGTATAAAATGTTGTAATATTATGTTATTATGCATTCAAGTATCGGGGAATTGACCGCCTACTTGCTAAATAGAATCAGGATGATGAGTTTATCATGGATAATGGATATGGACTATGGCGAGATAAAGCAAATGCATGTGTTTTAATTAGTTTACCAAACTTACGGGTAGAGCAATTCTTTGGGCTTGTAGAAAGTAAGAATACATGAATAAGTAGGATAAAGAAAGCCCCCTTAATCTATGAGAGTCTTATAAGAAAATTTTGATGACTTCATTCATTTTGCAGATCTTGTGTGGTCAATAGCTTTTTATCCATTAAGAAAGGAAAAGCGTCCGTTGTTAATTCGTCAGAACCTCGTAAGTTGATAAGTTGGTATTCTGTAAAGCTCTTAAAATTTGTGATGCTAGTTTCTTGGGTTATTTCTTGAGCGGGCTGCACTTTTATCAAATTAGTGAAGTGCAGAAGGCACCCACTCAAGACAATTGTTCTACTCTTAAAGTTGAAATATTCAACTAGTCTTAGGGTCAAGAGGATCTAGAGTCTTTATCCATGTGGGATGGAGCAAATGAAGCTACTTTGCTCATCTCAACTAATTAGGACTAAGGGTTAGCTGAGCTAAGTGTTTTCTGCATTTAGCTATTGATGTAGTCTCGGAGCTGaatttttgacttatttttATCGAAGAAGTGTGATTTAGTCTTTTCAATTGGCAAAAGATTGGCATATTTCACttgtttttgaattaaaaatcatttattccAGTTTCCGAATTTACCATTTGCGAGCTTATGTATTGCTTTATGTTCAATAGGAACAATACACAGTTCAACAGTACTTTAGGCTTCAGTTGAGATCTGATTCAGCTGATTTATCAAATTCAACTGTTGCTTTGTCACCGTTTTAGTATTGgtctaaaagaaattaaatgcAATGTTTCACTTAAGAATTTGCAGTGATTGTCTTCACTGAATTCCTAGGGAAAAATATCTCATGATCGAATCTCAATTGGCGTTTGGGTAATAATTATGTTTAGCTTAGATATGAATTCTGCCATATGTCAGTATCTCAACAAGTGCACCTTGTTAAATTCTGGAATCACCCTATGGTTTTAAATTATGTCCCATATTTACTACATATGGATTGTATCGTAATGTGATTTTGGGCTTCCAATACATTGTGTACTGATACATTCTAGGGAATTTCAGTTTCTCTGTGTTAATCATACGCTACCTACTCTTATTAATACCGTTTCTTCTATGTAGCTTCCCAAATTTAAAGGGACTCTTCAGTCTTCATCGAGTTTCCaaattatttatgaatttaCATATTTGAAAGGGAATAATCTGAAAAATCTCCTCAGTGGAGGCCATTTTGGTCTGATACCCTTGAGACATTTCCAATACCCTTAAAGTTCATGATAGTGTTATTTAAAACCCTGAGTCAATCCTTGATTTTACCTTGCTAGAATTTATATAACTCTGTAATGTTTTCTATGTTGATTCGGACCATTAATGTGGCATaattcatttctaatttctGTTATGTTCTAGTTTTTTTCTTGACAATATTGATCCTGTTCTATTTATATATCTAACCTCAAATTATAATGAAGCAATCTCAACTGATCAAGTGATATGAGCAAGTGAGCAATGTGCTAATGTTCTTTTTGCACATTCTGTCAGGGTCTCTAAAGGAGTGAGTAATATACCAGGGAATTTCCAGTCTGCTACCAGCAGTATTCCTTCAGGAAAAGCTCTTATGTATTTTGGTTTATTTCTGGCAACTGGAGTGTTCTTTATCTTCATTGCATTTGCGTTGTTCCTACCAGTCATCGTGTTGATGCCCCAGAAATTTGCGATCTGTTTCACACTAGGATGCATTTTCATTATTGCTTCTTTTGTGGCACTCAAGGGTCCCAAAAATCAATTTGATCATATGATATCACCAGAGGTACCGTGATAATTTGCTGCAGTTTCCTCTTTGGATTATACATGAAATAGTTTCTCCAAGTTTATCAACTTAATTGCGTTTTTGCGTTATTTCATTATGATTTTGTCTTTACTATTTATCAGAGGCTTCCTTTGACACTGGGATTCCTAGGCAGTATGGTGGGTACTTTATATGTCTCCATGGTGCTTCATAGCTACATTCTTTCTGTCTTTTTCTCCGTAATACAGGTATGGCATATCATGCTTTCTTTAAGGAGCTTTGAGACCTTCCCCTAGCATTATGCGCACTTTCCATTTCATctgaatatttatttattttaaagagtttaaAATGAATATATCATATGTGATGACAATCTATATTGCACAAAAACGAAAATGGCTGCAAtagaaaatggtgaaacatgtttttataaatataggATATAAATATTAAGTTTTGGAGTTTCAGAAATGTTTCCGAATATAGAAACGGAACACCAAAATGTAATGCTCGATAAGTTTTTCTCCGTGCAACATAGACGACAATGTTAATGTTTTGGATGAACTTCTGCAGGTTCTTGCTCTTGCATATTATGCAATTTCCTACTTCCCTGGCGGGTCTGCTGGGATGAAATTCCTGTCGTCTTCGCTTATATCGTCAGTTACAAGATGTATAGGGAGGTGATAGCATTCTGTTCATATTACCTGTAAATTTTCTGACTCTCACCCCCCATTTTTGTATGACATTAATTTCTTTTGCTCTTTTACATATGCTCCATGATAGTTGAAAACTTGGATGATGTAGTAGGGATGTTGATTAAATGCAGCTCTGTTAGTCCTTATGGCCGTATGAGCCCCCATTGGCATAGCAATTTGCACATAATCTAAAAAATAAGAAGAGATTATTAGAGAAGCTATGGTCTACTTAGCATAATATTTCTAACCAACAAAGGTTGATTTTGCCATTGAACTTGGCACAAGAGATCAAATATGAACAATCTTATGGCTTTGGATAAAAACACCTTAAAAATTTGTGTTTTTGGTCATTTTATTCTTTCAGCTTGAaactatttaataattttctacTGCCTCAGTTTCAATTTCCATATAATGTTCCAATTGTTTTCTGTTACCTCCATTGATGGGGTAAAACGAGTCGTAATGTCTATTGGAAAGTGTTTTTATCTAAAGCAACAAGGTTGACATTATTTGATCTTTCGGGCCAAGTTCAAGGGGTAAGATAAACATTTGTTGTTTTCCTAACAATAAAGCAACTCGGCGTATAAGTTTGTAGTTCTACTTTAAGATGAAAACACCGACAACTTGTCAATCTTGGCTCAATATATACTTTTGATCATAAAAACCGAAGTCATAGTAGGGTGTAAAATGattcaaaattgacaaattatgaattttttggGTCCGTAACCGTGAActtcaactttttttattcttttgtggCAAGTTGGAAGAGTTTAATGAACATTTGTCCATATTTTTTATaagggtaatgtcataaaaattcaccaactttacacgttttctcattttaatcaagCTGTTTataaatcgtcattttcatacaccaatTAACATTTTTTCTCATATCCATACACCGTTCAAATCTGTGGCAAAAATTGTTGACATGTCACTATCTGATTTGTTATGACATGTCACTATCTGGTTGCCAACTCAGTAATTTTCACCTgatttttgaacggtgtatgaatttgacaACAtttggtagttcgtgtatgaaaatgacgatttttaaacggtgtgattaaaatgagaaaacatgtaaagttggtgaattctAATTTATAATATCAACTCTTTTTTACATTAgcttgtgattttttttaaaaaattcagaatcatttttttctttgacTATCGGGAGAACTTGTAGTTTAGAGATGTTAAAGTTAagttttttcaaataatttgcTTTTTAATACTCTAGAAATATTATGCCAAACACTCACTAAATAAGCATTACATTACACTTACATTTGTACAAATTcaatattttacattttgtaCAGACGTGATTTATTGCcgaacatttttttttcattatttaatcTTCGTTCAAGATACTTTAgtacttgaaaaaaaaaatcacaaaatgcAGATTAAACTGTTAATTTCAATTGATGCATATTTGATGAGACAATTACTCCAAAAGCTAGCTATCGAAGGTGCAGAATCCAAAATCCAAATCCATATAAGCCCACTTTAAAACCTTATACTACATCAGAAGGGAAATTATACCATATAGACCTTTTTTTCgaattcagttttttttataaagaaaatagaTATTTGTAacaatatactccctccgtcccatttaataAGTCTCATATTCCATTTTACGATGTTCTATTCAGAAAGTtccatttctatttttataatatttttccattaaaCTTCTCTTTTTATTCTTGGTTTAGTCATCTTAAAAGAACTCTATGAAAAATTTCACTATCATCAATAGAGGGCAAAAtataaaaacacaatttttttttaatttatgtgtaaaagcaaatgaatttttttaaatgagacGACAAAAGTACTTTTTTTACATAGCTATTGAGATGTTTTTTTGTCATAGATATAATTAGTTAGTgttagatatttttatttttagattagtCTCAAACTACAAGTTTTATAGAAACTCAAAATTGAGATCTCAAAAATGTATTTGGAGAGCCTCAGTCAGCGAGACGTTACCAAAACTATATCAATGTTGTATTAAAAGGCTATCACAAAACTTCTAAAAAgctactaaaaataaaaacaaccacaaaattcgctaaaaagctactcaaaattaaaatctaCCACAAAATTGGCTAAAAAGCTACGCAGAATTAAAATCTACCACAAAATGTACTTTTTTACAAGCGTGTTTTTATAAATGAACATTatataaaaatcatatttttatataaaaatcaaaaaacataTTTTCGTAAATAGTGTTTCAACAGAATgatatgaaaatattaaataaaatcaaatcaaatgttCATGTGATTTGATGAAAATTTCCATAATAAGTAGGTAAGGAAATGTGAGATTTCGAGGCACATGCAAAGTGTGGAAGGCCATGGAAGAACATAGTGTGGTATATATAAAAGTATAGAGAGCTATACTCATAATTGtagaaaatacaattttaatcatttcCAACTTAGGAGGCATGGCTTAAGAGTGCAAGAGGGTAGCATCCAACCACCAACATCATGCTCTATatagaaattattttaaagagacaaaatttaaatattttataaaaatatataatgtatAATTCTTCATTGAATATCATAAATTTGAAGTCAAAATACATATACAATTCTATAAATATAAGTTTTTCATAATAAAAAGCCATCTTTATTATTTGGATTTGGACTTCTTtagaaatttttgttattttttttctattttgtgactggttgttcttttttttttttttgtaatctcTAATGTGCCGCTTTATCTGTGTCACTTCTTATGCGGAAAATTAGAGGGAATGGCTTTTTAGCCATTTCTTATGgcctttttataaaattattattcataaaaaaattatcttataatttcaaaagtttacaaaagttataaaaataatcattacCTGCTTAAAAGTATTTTATAATGCTTAATTATATTAATGATATATAAGTATAGacataaaatttacaaaaactttaattttatttatatagagTTAAACCTTACATGTATTTATCGGTGCTTAATAAGTTGATAAATGATTAAACCCATCTAAAAGATCttatactttattatttttattcaaaagtCACTAGCGTAAAAATATTGTGTTCCAATTCCTCTTCATATCCGAGTTTTAATTTTCTTCTAATCCTTCTACTTACaaagtatttttttctttccgAACAGAACGACATGCAATTCAAAATTGGACAAATAAAGGGACCTGGACATGAAAAAATTTACAGTAGGGCATCctgaataaaactaataaagTACATGGGTCTCAGAATGAGTTTTGCcgctaataattaaaataattaattttaaaaagatatcaCTTATTTTTACTTTGAATGattgttaattatattatttaatgacATAAAAGTgttatattgattttataagtattaaattctatataatttttttataaaaataagaattaacttattcagttaaatacttaaatatatataaatatttttcgtgttgaattgttttattgatttttacttataattattttattgaaaatttagGTGTTTTACTCAATTAGTTTTtacttgaaatattttttttgagaaattacaAATACATCCCCAaatatttacctaaaaaaataagtaaaactGTTTTTAATCTCAAATACACCTTAATTGTGTCTCCTTATGCAATGGAACATTAATATCCATTGAAATAGGGGTAtagttgttttattttaaaaactttaagaatgtaTTTGATACAAATTTTAGAAACTTATTTGTTATTCGAGATAAATAATTGAAAGTAGATTTGCATCTTATTTTATGAGAATAAAGGTTCAACTATAAAACTTATGAAATGAAATCAAAAGTAAAGAAaccatataatttattttctctttactTAACTTtattaatgattttaattattgCTAGTAGCTAGTATTATTTAATCGTTTGAGTGAGTGTTTAGAATGGATCCGCAAAGCATTTGAATCAAGCAATTTCCTCTAACCAATTAAAGGCAATCAAGTTGCTTTCAAGGTTAAATAAACCATCAATTCTTTTCTTTCTCTACATTGTAATTGAGATTTAAACTCAgaaatgtaattataaatatatccaactcaatttagttttattttcaagtTAAATAGGATCAGCTATAtgaagtttatttttaaaattaaggcttaatcattcaaaagtcctccatctttttttttttcaattacaccccGACATAGGAAAATTCTCTCAAAACCCTCCCacctttaaattatttttcaaatgtaCCCCAAAATagtaaattgacctcttttccaATGGAAAACAATTTGAaacaatcttttatttttaatctatattctaattaaacgctAATATTATTAATGATGTAGAAAAACATTCTTCCtaaatttatatccaataactctttaaaatcaaaacaataaaaatttctaatttgggtacaattggaaaaaaaatctaaaagtgggagaattttgagaggatttttcAACGTTAGAGTGCAATTGGAAAGGAATTTAAAGATGGGAGGGTTTTGAAagaaattttcaacgtcagggtgtaatcgaaaaaaagtttaaaaatggagggtttttgagtgattaggctaaaaattaaataaaagctGATAGATCGTTAAATTCTATTTTTGTCCAAATTTACGTAAGTCTTTATCTCACTTTCTTCACTCCATCTAACCTAACCAATATGTtcaatttatgttatttaaaatataagtggaaaaataaaattaaagccTAATCACAAGAATTGTTGACTATTGACCTTGATTAAGATGTAGCAAGTAATTGTACTTTAGCTAAAAAACAGAGTTTAATTAATGAGTCCAAGAAGAATCCTTCCACTTTACACCCATTACTATCCCTAAAAAACACATTAAAGACATTAAATACAAAAGTTATTCCACTATTGAAGAGATTAATGACTCATTCCactctttaaaatatttaaaaaagattaaGTAATTGGGAACAGAAGTCCTGGAATTATGGAAAAGATTAGGGCATAAAGACTGAAATACGGGAGCAAAGAATTGACCTTTTTGAGGGTTATTACAAAGTACTTAGtagtaatgtttttttttaatataaatgaaAGCAAAAGCTtataataagaaaaacaaagcTAAAAACAAAAGGTCCAAAGTGTAAATAATTCATAGCCTACCACCCTTTGCATCATCAATATGACAATGAGGCCAaggaaaataaaagtgaaataGAGATAGAAATAAAATTCTTTTTAGGTGGTATGTATTTTGATAAGATTAAGAACTAAGTACTCTTTAgagatataataataaaattatttttaggtGGTATATATTTTGATAAGCTTAAAAATTAAGTAGTCTTTTGAATAATTAATACAATAAATACTAAAACGTTTAAACtctaaatttgataatttaattgattattttactatatgaaaaatattaaaaattaattagatttaattagatttaatttttaaaaccgtAGCCGTTGAAATATataatctaaaataaatataaaaattttacttatattttttctatataaacAAATACTAATAAGTGCTATTATAGAGACAAATAAAGAGTACAAAGATGAagaaatgtaaattttaaaataataaatgataaTTGGAAGATAAACTCAAGATTAAAATTatcttataaaatattataaataataatcaaaattaactTGCTTGTCATTAACAACCGAAAACTTCCATAGTTTTCTTCATTTCAGATCATACTTCAATTTATTGTAAAAAGAATTCAAATCATCAATAAATAGAACAAACAcaccaaattcttaaattatcAAAGATTCAACACatgatattcaaaatcaaaatttaaaaaccacatcaaatcaaaataaattttacatcATAGAAGatttattaaagaaaaagaaaatgtagAAACGAAGAGTAATAAATACggacaatattttttttttggttaaaactGAATAAATTACCTTCTGCTATTCTAGTTTCCAAATtcaaagaagagaaaagagtgaATTTAGAGAGAAGTGAGAGTAACAGTTTTTTCTCTAAAAAGATATAggtaaaagttaattaaaaaatagaaaatgaaatttaattaattcagaaaataaacaaaaaataatgtttttctGATAAAAAATAAGGAGATGCAATGATTTGATTGTGAGAGATATCAAAAAGATAAAGTCATTActagttttgttttttaatagctctcattaattaattagttaattatgtTGGTCCCTCTCccttaaattaaagaaatatactccctccgtcccgtttaaaaagagacatatctcatttttaattgtcccatctaagaaggtcatatcgtgttttctgtgccaatttatattgaacttccacttttatccctttagttatttcaatatgcattaaatgcaactcaatttacaatacatATATTCTATTATTAAAAGAAACCATACTAATTAATAGGGGTAGACATgacaaaatgaaatattatcttattttattaatctttatACAAAACTCATTTATCcctttttaaacgggacggagggagtacttatttagaaagaaaaaaaatcaaagtaaaGAAATAATTAACAATGTAGGATTAATAATACACATTAGTATCCGATAGAGACACTTTAATCATCTATATAgtgtataaaaacaaaattcaaattaatgagcatataatataataattaaatatcatGATGGTTatacaattaaataatacaaaTGTTATATCATAGATGTAATTGAAGTGACAATTGAATAAAAGATAGAGAATGTGCTTTTTGATTCAAAgtctataatatataaattgtgaTGTTTGCTTGTCCTAATCTCCAAATTAAAAGAATCATTAGTGATGGGTTGCtcttttattattcaaaatctacacgaataaataattttcatgtCTTAATCACTAAACAACtttaattattagttaactTGTGATCAGTAGCTCCTACCACATGGTCGCACTTTCTAATATAAATGGTATTTTTTCTATTGTTAAAGATTTTTCTGGTGAAAAGTATAAAAAGATCCTTCATGTTATTCATAAAAGCATATAAACTCTTTTAGTTCTTTTTGGTCACTTGTGCCCTAATTATTTTAAACGgtgaaaatttgttaatttttttttttttggaaaacaaTCTGAActctttaatttagtttttttttgacaCTTAACCCATcatctttttagttatttatgtgGTTTGTTTCAAATGCCGATGTTTATTTCTACCATTTTAAGACAATTGaagtttaaaaaaacaaaagaaaaaaaacaaacttatgtactattttaaataatttgaaagatttttttgtttctccgatatttttttttctttacagATATAATGGTTCACTAATGAAATAGTCAATGTATAAAATAACAATtcattaaaaatagaataagtatttttaaaattttagaaaaatataaattttgtaaaaaatgtaGAATTATAATTCAACATTGTCTAAGATTGAAATTAGCCGAATTATTAGTAGGACAAACCAAAATTTGCCTTAAAGAATGTTGATGAACGACACATATCAGGGTGAACTCGggttagttaatttttaaaattccggAACCAAATAAAACCGTCTTAACTACTCCACTTTAAAATTTGATTCGGTTTAATTTTgcagtttggtttgattttttctcACACCTAATGCGTGTGCCCATTTTGTGACCTCTAATTAGTAGCTAAGTGTGAATTAGCATTAAATTAGGCAGCTAATCCTTCTGATTAGATGGCAAGTTTGTGTGGGTTGTAAAGAAAGCCTATGGTTTCAAATGATGGggttttaattaatcaaaataatggGATCTATCTTGgatttataataataacaatttattaaagAGGATAATGATAGTACAAAATGTATACAAGAGAGAGAACATTCAATTTCACATCTTAGAGTTCTCTCaaaaaacatttacaacttCAGTGCACGTGTAGCAACACATTCAATAAGAAAGTTTAGTTATTGATCCATTGTCTACCATTTGGGTCCACTATTTTCTGCAAACTTAacttctcttttttattttttgggggTACGCAagcatttttgcaatttttttatgaCAACAAAAAATGAGAAATCAATTTTTAGTAGAAATCCGTTCAAGACATTTTATaatcaaatcattaaaaaaacaatcatCGGATAAAATATTCCCTTTTTGTGATCTGATCCAGTTAGGGTACGAATTAGATTAAAGATGTCGGTTggatgtaaaaaaatttagacaCTGTTGATAAAAATTATCccatactttttatatttttttttgataattagggaGGGGGgtagcgcttgtgggaggaaacGAACCCACGATCTAGCAGTTTGCtgtctagcgcttataccatttgagctacagctcatttgttattttttatattattaacgGCTTAATCACCAAACTCTCACCCCAACTTTTAGCTCCTTTTCAGTTGCATTCTGACAttataattttgtcaaattcaCCCAAATTCGCACTTTTGGCTATTGGGTTTCAATTCCatcctcaagtactaaattgatcgcTTCTCCCGTTTGAAAAACGTTGAAATAAgtcattcatttttaacttcttgtgagaaaaaaagttcaaacaaatattttataaggatttttgtaaattttttcgagtgaaaaagagtccaatttgattttgagggtgaaATTGGAAACCAAAAGTATGAATTTTTAGGTGAATTGAACAAAACTACAACGTCGGGATGAAACTGAAAAAAGGCCGAAAGTTGAAggatttttttggtgattaagcttaTTATTAACACATAAAAATggttttcataaaaaaacataaaaatagtaAGAAATTGGcaatattaaaatttactaGAAAAATAAATCAcactaaaaaaagtaaaatattttactttcatgtttttttctattttggTTTATACTTCATCAATTTCATACTTTATGGCTCACACGAACTCAACAAAAGAATcaaattattagtttaattattaaaaatagacttgaattaatattttttatttaattaaaatataattaaaataatactataGCCAATAAAAAGAAggtcaaattaatttatttattttccatttaacttataattttttatatatcttCAAACCAATATgaaacttataaaaattcgcatcatattatttaaaattgatctAAACTTTTAAAGTCTATTACAAAATTCAAATgaaacttatttgaatttttttaaagttctACATAATATATTagaatatttttatgatttgtgGGTAAAATCTGTGAGAAATTCTTATGATGTTTTATGAAACGCGTATAAATTACTCTCCAAAAAAGCTAGGACAACAATTTCGTAACAATTTCATACTTATGTATAACACTTTTCTAATTGTTTCATAAAGAGTCATAGAAAATGAAGaatagttttataaaatataattttatatgaatttcataagaattttataattgtttttaaatttttacataaataaacaataaattatattaaaagatATTACAACTACACGGTTAAAATCTCATCcgatttatattattttcatatatgtttcttaacaattttgtaattatttctTATGAATCACAGGGGAAAAGGGTCAGTTAAGCCTCTATCATTTGACCAATGTGCCAAGTAAACTCTTAATGTTCGGAAATATGCAACTAAACTCCTAACGCTAGTAAATCGTATCATATAAGCCCTTATTCTAAACACCGTTTCGATCTCCGCCTATTTTTGCCATTAGGAATTCATTAATTTCCAGCTTGAATTGCCATCATGGACTCAGTAACATTCTTTGAGTAAGTTAAACCCCTAATGTTTGGCCATCGTTTCAACCTCCCTCGTACCCACCACCAACCTCGTCCATTATGGGACCTGCTACCATTCTCCATGAGAGGACGGGTAGAACTCCCCTTTTTTCTGTTTGTAGCGGAAGAGAGACGACGATGATGACTCTAATGTGATCGACACCATGGATTAAAAGCTAGAGATTTTAGGATGAAGAgaaggaaagaagaagagagaggtTTGAGAGAAATGAGAATGAGAGTGACAGCCGTGAAAtgagaaataaaaatgagagaaatgagaatgaaaccctaatttaaaaaaGTATTCTTAGATTATATTTTAGAATAAGGTAACTCGGAATTATAAAAGATGATCTAAAATGttgtaattgaatttaaaaaaatggagtaTTATGCAAATATcccttaaaaaatgaaaaatctcaTATCTTTTAGCAGTTTAGGATAATACctaaaactattttaatgtACCAA
This window contains:
- the LOC126685884 gene encoding protein transport protein SFT2-like codes for the protein MQKMAQSWFSTGNSSEENPQKSESSLLADWNSYASSRDTDGTSGLGLGFDLEAAVRSANDTVSGTFNVVSKGVSNIPGNFQSATSSIPSGKALMYFGLFLATGVFFIFIAFALFLPVIVLMPQKFAICFTLGCIFIIASFVALKGPKNQFDHMISPERLPLTLGFLGSMVGTLYVSMVLHSYILSVFFSVIQVLALAYYAISYFPGGSAGMKFLSSSLISSVTRCIGR